The following are encoded together in the Vanrija pseudolonga chromosome 7, complete sequence genome:
- the nirA_4 gene encoding Nitrogen assimilation transcription factor nirA, with protein MAATRSSASASASASPPPRSPPGSDAGRPPRKRTHVQRACINCQQRKKKCDMSDPCGTCREHKDICKRSQREDYRKSLSREEARYLRRKVDELKSELEAVRAAAAMSAPGPSKPAADTLLSPKRASLSPVVVTARLDNNPSPRRCSAQAGNVDDLMVQDAHGGFRVHSLASAFRHEAVAEPMQSSTADRTAGRPRAPSATGFERFLPDVFLTQEQHDAALDRFFRYFASFCQRATPHLFYRDMRVALALDKTADLAAAAPNYSPMLHNMILALGLSYADEPHLRALSTRRQFLEESMRYIDQECVVPCVGTVQALAFRAGYSSTMGDFSLGWINFGQAIRLCYSLGLNIDTSPLVDQGKMSHEMLTQRNVTFWTCFCQEVTFANYLGRTPAIIDYSVPLPVPDSSTDQHPWTWPAGPHAHRPSQPSYLSTTMVATSSLMQIAAQITKALYTEREDVAALVNNGTIKEFHDELNAWLEGLPEPLIITEQTPALPHILMLHMAWGWVVLLLYQPFSLSARLLHTLPISVTFCQTAALKILAHSTTYRDTHGLRYMSPAAPQILFTAGRTFLFSAGQAVASSQAVAFFQKAQTCIEHLEELGTTWPSGRQKAGILRGMMREDTKDAPPLAGAPLGAVEPAQPLALPSFNFDLDQTLVPFLTDGDLQVIDSVTYDQWAQGLAVASAEPLGPPSQPDIMLYLHAGVPDLYP; from the exons ATGGCCGCgacccgctcgtcggcgtcggcgtcggcgtcggcgtcaccgccgccgcggtctCCGCCGGGGTCTGACGCCGGGCGGCCCCCGCGCAAACGGACCCATGTCCAGCGGGCCTGTATCAATTGCCAACAGAG GAAGAAGAAGTGCGATATGTCTGACCCCTGTGGAACATGTCGTGAGCACAAG GACATCTGCAAACGGTCACAGAGGGAGGACTATCGCAAGTCGCTGAGCCGCGAGGAGGCAAGGTACCTCCGCCGCAAGGTCGATGAACTCAAGAGTGAGCTTGAAGCggtgcgagcggcggcggcgatgagcgctCCTGGCCCGTCTAAGCCtgcggccgacacgctcctGTCGCCCAAACGTGCGAGCCTCTCGCCGGTGGTGGTCACTGCGCGGCTGGATAACAACCCgtccccccgccgctgctcggcgcAAGCGGGCAACGTGGATGACTTGATG GTGCAAGACGCGCACGGCGGATTCCGCGTCCACTCCCTGGCCAGCGCGTTCCggcacgaggccgtcgccgagccgatGCAGTCGTCGACAGCTGACCGTACGGCGGGGCGGCCCCGTGCCCCAAGCGCGACTGGGTTTGAACGATTTCTCCCTGATGTGTTCCTCACACAggagcagcacgacgccgctctGGACCGGTTCTTCCGATACTTTGCGAGCTTTT GCCAGCGAGCCACCCCGCACCTCTTCTACCGAGACatgcgcgtcgcgctggcgctcgatAAGACTGCCGACCTGGCAGCCGCGGCACCAAACTACTCGCCAATGCTTCACAACATGAtccttgcgctcggcctgagctacgccgacgagccgcacCTCCGAGCCCTCTCAACCCGGCGCCAGTTCCTCGAAGAGAGTATGCGGTACATTGACCAAGAGTGTGTTGTGCCGTGTGTGGGTACAGTGCAGGCCCTGGCGTTCCGTGCAGGGTACTCGTCCACAATGGGCGACTTTAGCCTCGGGTGGATCAACTTTGGGCAGGCGATCAGGCTGTGTTACTCGC TCGGACTCAACATTGACACGTCACCACTGGTGGACCAGGGCAAGATGTCACACGAAATGTTGACGCAG cgcaATGTCACGTTCTGGACGTGCTTTTGCCAAGAGGTGACCTTTGCAAACTACCTCGGGCGCACACCAGCCATCATCGACTACAGCGTCCCCCTGCCCGTACCCGACTCTTCCACGGACCAGCATCCTTGGACATGGCCGGCAGGCCCGCATGCCCATCGTCCGTCACAGCCGTCTTACCTGAGCACCACGATGGTGGCAACGTCGTCATTGATGCAGATTGCGGCCCAGATCACCAAAGCGCTTTATACCGAACGAGAGGATGTTGCCGCGCTGGTGAACAACGGGACGATCAAGGAGTTTCA cgacgagctcaacGCATGGCTCGAGGGCCTCCCCGAGCCACTGATCATCACCGAGCAGACGCCGGCACTCCCCCACATCCTCATGCTTCACAtggcgtgggggtgggtcGTCCTGCTGCTCTACCAACCATTCTCACTCTCTGCGCGTCTGTTGCATACCTTGCCGATTAGCGTAACG TTCTGTCAAACGGCTGCGCTCAAGATTCTCGCGCACTCTACGACGTACCGAGATACCCACGGGCTGCGATACATGTCCCCAGCCGCCCCGCAGATCCTCTTCACCGCAGGTCGTACGTTCCTCTTCTCGGCTGGGCAAGCAGTTGCCTCCTCCCAAGCTGTAGCGTTCTTCCAGAAGGCACAGACGTGCATCGAAcacctcgaggagctgggcacGACATGGCCGTCGGGGCGCCAAAAGGCCGGGATTCTCCGCGGGATGATGAGAGAGGATACAaaggacgcgccgccgctcgcgggTGCTCCACTTGGCGCGGTCGAGCCAGCTCAACCCCTTGCACTGCCGTCGTTCAACTTTGACCTGGATCAGACCCTTGTTCCCTTCCTTACCGACGGCGACCTCCAAGTGATCGACAGCGTCACATATGACCAGTGGGCCCAGGGCCTAGCTGTTGCAAGTGCTGAGCCGCTGGGTCCCCCAAGTCAGCCAGACATCATGTTGTACTTGCACGCCGGAGTGCCAGATTTGTACCCTTAG
- the nirA_4 gene encoding Nitrogen assimilation transcription factor nirA, with protein MSSGPVSIANRAGNVDDLMVQDAHGGFRVHSLASAFRHEAVAEPMQSSTADRTAGRPRAPSATGFERFLPDVFLTQEQHDAALDRFFRYFASFCQRATPHLFYRDMRVALALDKTADLAAAAPNYSPMLHNMILALGLSYADEPHLRALSTRRQFLEESMRYIDQECVVPCVGTVQALAFRAGYSSTMGDFSLGWINFGQAIRLCYSLGLNIDTSPLVDQGKMSHEMLTQRNVTFWTCFCQEVTFANYLGRTPAIIDYSVPLPVPDSSTDQHPWTWPAGPHAHRPSQPSYLSTTMVATSSLMQIAAQITKALYTEREDVAALVNNGTIKEFHDELNAWLEGLPEPLIITEQTPALPHILMLHMAWGWVVLLLYQPFSLSARLLHTLPISVTFCQTAALKILAHSTTYRDTHGLRYMSPAAPQILFTAGRTFLFSAGQAVASSQAVAFFQKAQTCIEHLEELGTTWPSGRQKAGILRGMMREDTKDAPPLAGAPLGAVEPAQPLALPSFNFDLDQTLVPFLTDGDLQVIDSVTYDQWAQGLAVASAEPLGPPSQPDIMLYLHAGVPDLYP; from the exons ATGTCCAGCGGGCCTGTATCAATTGCCAACAGAG CGGGCAACGTGGATGACTTGATG GTGCAAGACGCGCACGGCGGATTCCGCGTCCACTCCCTGGCCAGCGCGTTCCggcacgaggccgtcgccgagccgatGCAGTCGTCGACAGCTGACCGTACGGCGGGGCGGCCCCGTGCCCCAAGCGCGACTGGGTTTGAACGATTTCTCCCTGATGTGTTCCTCACACAggagcagcacgacgccgctctGGACCGGTTCTTCCGATACTTTGCGAGCTTTT GCCAGCGAGCCACCCCGCACCTCTTCTACCGAGACatgcgcgtcgcgctggcgctcgatAAGACTGCCGACCTGGCAGCCGCGGCACCAAACTACTCGCCAATGCTTCACAACATGAtccttgcgctcggcctgagctacgccgacgagccgcacCTCCGAGCCCTCTCAACCCGGCGCCAGTTCCTCGAAGAGAGTATGCGGTACATTGACCAAGAGTGTGTTGTGCCGTGTGTGGGTACAGTGCAGGCCCTGGCGTTCCGTGCAGGGTACTCGTCCACAATGGGCGACTTTAGCCTCGGGTGGATCAACTTTGGGCAGGCGATCAGGCTGTGTTACTCGC TCGGACTCAACATTGACACGTCACCACTGGTGGACCAGGGCAAGATGTCACACGAAATGTTGACGCAG cgcaATGTCACGTTCTGGACGTGCTTTTGCCAAGAGGTGACCTTTGCAAACTACCTCGGGCGCACACCAGCCATCATCGACTACAGCGTCCCCCTGCCCGTACCCGACTCTTCCACGGACCAGCATCCTTGGACATGGCCGGCAGGCCCGCATGCCCATCGTCCGTCACAGCCGTCTTACCTGAGCACCACGATGGTGGCAACGTCGTCATTGATGCAGATTGCGGCCCAGATCACCAAAGCGCTTTATACCGAACGAGAGGATGTTGCCGCGCTGGTGAACAACGGGACGATCAAGGAGTTTCA cgacgagctcaacGCATGGCTCGAGGGCCTCCCCGAGCCACTGATCATCACCGAGCAGACGCCGGCACTCCCCCACATCCTCATGCTTCACAtggcgtgggggtgggtcGTCCTGCTGCTCTACCAACCATTCTCACTCTCTGCGCGTCTGTTGCATACCTTGCCGATTAGCGTAACG TTCTGTCAAACGGCTGCGCTCAAGATTCTCGCGCACTCTACGACGTACCGAGATACCCACGGGCTGCGATACATGTCCCCAGCCGCCCCGCAGATCCTCTTCACCGCAGGTCGTACGTTCCTCTTCTCGGCTGGGCAAGCAGTTGCCTCCTCCCAAGCTGTAGCGTTCTTCCAGAAGGCACAGACGTGCATCGAAcacctcgaggagctgggcacGACATGGCCGTCGGGGCGCCAAAAGGCCGGGATTCTCCGCGGGATGATGAGAGAGGATACAaaggacgcgccgccgctcgcgggTGCTCCACTTGGCGCGGTCGAGCCAGCTCAACCCCTTGCACTGCCGTCGTTCAACTTTGACCTGGATCAGACCCTTGTTCCCTTCCTTACCGACGGCGACCTCCAAGTGATCGACAGCGTCACATATGACCAGTGGGCCCAGGGCCTAGCTGTTGCAAGTGCTGAGCCGCTGGGTCCCCCAAGTCAGCCAGACATCATGTTGTACTTGCACGCCGGAGTGCCAGATTTGTACCCTTAG
- the nit-4_7 gene encoding Nitrogen assimilation transcription factor nit-4: MSPTPTMKRSPTPISPGGSSARKRQHVSKACFNCRDRKKKCDGVTPVCGTCKTYKDDCIWTDKADFRKSVSRSEANALRARVAELEAALRAKEGREAMPAPASTSPVARFGHNGARETADSGPTMLAALQTTHAYQVQDDHGRLRFHGPTSAFRHSHQHASEPLDSTSPSTYSTPRRPNLAAHHVGDAAETEFRRWLPDYFISKEQHDLALDRFFRYFACWAQRVTPHLFYRDMAIAQSHDQADLPVATPNYSPLLHNMMLSLGLAYMDEEHLRSPATRRTFAKEGMKHMERECATPSVATVQALCLWSSHSSTLGDHSLGWVNFGLAVRLSYALGLNVDTSPLVAKGRLSQEALTQRNVTFWSCFCQEETWAIYIGGVPFIGDYTVPLPTPDKITDDLPWVWPPGPFQHLPPQPGYLSLAFVHTSRLMQIAAEITKAVYSGRSDKTALVREGTVQRWAETLDGWLDGLPRPLLVAPASPDPVVPHILMIHLAWAWIVILLFRPFSQVVSKSPGNSHAVDISTAAMTRCHKAALKIVQLATLWEAQHGLRYTAITAPQFLYTAGTTFLLAAAQAALPSQAAAALQKARTCLVYLGEIGRTWVAANQKAAILQDLLNEYAEATPHLTPFLENIAAAGGHDEPTFDFGPNAAANDAPNNAFCYPTSSTDTMTWAGESNFDHFIQSLMSQFAMPLGAEADLLSLLQVPDESA; encoded by the exons atgtcgccaacgccaacgatGAAGCGGAGTCCCACGCCCATCTCCCCAGGTGGCAGCAGTGCACGCAAACGCCAGCATGTGTCGAAAGCGTGCTTCAACTGCCGCGACAG AAAGAAGAAGTGCGACGGAGTAACGCCAGTGTGCGGCACTTGCAAGACGTACAAG GACGACTGCATCTGGACAGACAAGGCCGACTTTCGCAAGTCCGTGTCCCGGTCCGAAGCCAACGCGCTTCGTGCGCGTGTGGCGGAGCTTGAGGCTGCCTTACGCGCCAAGGAGGGCCGTGAGGCCAtgcctgcgccggcgtccaCTTCCCCGGTCGCCCGATTCGGGCACAATGGAGCACGGGAGACGGCGGATTCCGGTCCGA CCATGCTGGCGGCGTTGCAGACGACTCACGCGTACCAGGTGCAAGACGACCACGGCCGCCTGAGGTTCCATGGCCCCACGTCGGCGTTCCGACACTCCCACCAGCATGCGTCCGAgccgctcgactcgacgagcccgagcacgtactcgacgcctcggcggcccaaCCTTGCCGCTCATCACGTCGGTGATGCGGCCGAGACCGAGTTCCGGCGATGGCTGCCCGACTACTTTATCAGCAAGGAGCAGCATGATCTCGCGCTGGACCGGTTCTTCCGGTACTTTGCatgctggg CGCAGCGCGTCACCCCGCACCTCTTCTATCGTGACATGGCGATCGCCCAGTCACACGACCAGGCGGACCTGCCTGTCGCGACGCCCAACTACTCGCCGTTATTGCACAACATGATGCTGTCGCTAGGCTTGGCGTACATGGATGAGGAGCACCTACGGTCGCCAGCAACACGGCGGACGTTTGCCAAGGAGGGCATGAAACACATGGAGAGGGAGTGCGCGACCCCGTCTGTGGCCACTGTGCAGGCGCTGTGTCTCTGGTCCAGCCATTCGAGCACCCTGGGAGATCACAGCTTGGGCTGGGTCAACTTTGGTCTCGCCGTGAGGCTTTCCTATGCCC TTGGATTAAACGTCGATACGTCCCCGCTGGTGGCCAAGGGCAGATTGTCGCAGGAGGCTCTGACTCAG CGCAATGTCACTTTCTGGTCTTGCTTCTGCCAAGAGGAGACCTGGGCAATCTACATTGGCGGCGTGCCATTCATCGGCGACTACAC TGTACCCCTACCCACGCCGGACAAGATCACCGATGATCTGCCTTGGGTGTGGCCTCCGGGTCCTTTCCAGCATCTGCCCCCACAGCCAGGGTACCTCAGCCTTGCGTTTGTGCACACCTCTCGGCTGATGCAGATCGCGGCCGAGATCACCAAGGCAGTGTACTCGGGCCGATCAGACAAGACGGCACTGGTCCGCGAGGGGACAGTCCAACGATGGGC AGAGACGCTCGATGGCTGGCTCGATGGCCTCCCTCGCCCACTGCTCGttgcgccggcgtcgcccgaCCCTGTCGTCCCGCACATCCTCATGATCCACCTCGCGTGGGCGTGGATCGTCATCCTTCTCTTCCGGCCGTTCAGCCAGGTGGTGTCCAAGAGCCCGGGCAACTCGCACGCCGTGGACATTAGCACGGCTGCCATGACT cgaTGCCACAAGGCCGCGCTCAAGATTGTCCAGCTGGCAACACTGTGGGAAGCACAGCACGGGCTGCGGTACACGGCCATTACCGCCCCACAGTTCCTCTACACGGCAGGCACAAcgttcctcctcgccgcggcaCAGGCTGCCCTACCGTCTCAGGCTGCAGCTGCGCTGCAAAAGGCCCGCACCTGCCTCGTGTACCTCGGCGAGATTGGCCGGACGTGGGTGGCGGCCAACCAGAAGGCCGCGATCCTGCAGGACCTGCTCAATGAGTACGCCGAGGCGACACCGCACCTCACTCCGTTTCTGGAGAACATTGCGGCGGCTGGAGGGCACGACGAACCGACGTTTGACTTTGGGCCCAACGCAGCGGCAAATGATGCGCCGAACAATGCGTTCTGCTA cCCGACGTCCAGTACCGACACAATGACTTGGGCCGGCGAGTCCAACTTTGACCATTTCATCCAGAGCCTGATGAGCCAGTTTGCTATGCcgctgggcgccgaggcagacTTGTTGTCACTGCTCCAAGTCCCAGACGAGTCGGCGTAG
- the SPAC11D3.18c_1 gene encoding putative transporterC encodes MASTPSTTSIEKAGAYTPDKANADPELKVSSQAIPDTPHGMSEEELADYEISPAEHRKLLRTLDLHIAPVVMGLYLIAFLDRANIGNAAVGGMTTDLNFPANGLSVATSIFYVTYVCLETPATILLRTLRPSRMIPTTVVIWGAVVIGNGFANNYATVLVCRLLLGACEAALSPCLFLYMTTFYQREELALRMCYLFISSAISGIVGGLIAAGLLKMDGIANLAGWRWLYIIEGIITVLVGFVVFFTMYDRFEDAKYLTDRQMFLMHVRQAKSASYSKDEGFSWVEVRKALTDPVIYLSGFIQMCIDVCLYGFATFLVVIVNQMGFDKIASQGLTAPVYFVAAMVYLIGALISDRYSMRYWLIFPLSFVTTLGYILLIIPVHSVAVNLLGCFFAAVGIYIAVGLHITWLGQNIAGYRKRSTSVGMQQTMGNIGGVIAGQIYRTKDKPHYTLGHAASLGFWVVGMIALTVEYLIWRNRNAARDRMTEEEKQAQDDAGVTGDHHHSFRYVL; translated from the exons ATGGCGTCTACTCCTTCCACCACTTCGATCGAGAAGGCCGGCGCCTACACGCCTGACAAGGCcaacgccgaccccgagctcaaggtcTCGTCCCAGGCCATTCCCGACACCCCCCATGGCatgagcgaggaggagcttgccgacTATGAGATCAGCCCCGCCGAGCACCGCAAGCTGCTGCGCACGCTCGACCTTCACATCGCGCCCGTCGTGATGGGCCTGTACCTCATTGCCTTCCTTGACCGCGCCAACATTG GTAACGCTGCTGTCGGAGGCATGACCACCGACCTCAACTTCCCTGCCAACGGTCTCTCCGTTGCCACTTCCATCTTCTACGTCACCTATGTCTGTCTCGAGACCCCGGCCACCATCCTGCTCCGTACTCTCCGTCCCTCGCGCATGATCCCCACCACTGTCGTCATCTGGGGTGCGGTTGTCATCGGTAACGGCTTTGCGAACAACTACGCCACTGTCCTGGTCTGCCgtctgctcctcggcgcttGCGAGGCTGCCCTCAGCCCCTGCTTGTTCCTCTACATGACGACATTCTaccagcgcgaggagcttgctCTCCGCATGTGTTACCTCTTCATCTCGAGTGCCATCTCGGGCATCGTTGGTGGCCTCATCGCTGCTGGTCTCCTCAAGATGGACGGCATCGCCAACCTCGCAGGCTGGCGTTGGCTTTACATCATCGAGGGTATCAtcaccgtcctcgtcggcttTGTCGTCTTCTTCACCATGTACGACAGGTTCGAGGACGCCAAGTACCTCACCGACCGCCAAATGTTCCTCATGCACGTCCGCCAGGCCAAGTCGGCTTCCTACTCCAAGGACGAGGGCTTCAGCTGGGTCGAGGTCCGCAAGGCTCTCACCGACCCCGTCATCTACCTCTCGGGCTTCATCCAGATGTGCATCGACGTCTGCCTCTACGGCTTCGCCACCTTCCTGGTCGTCATTGTCAACCAAATGGGCTTTGACAAGATTGCTTCGCAGGGTCTTACCGCCCCCGTCTACTTTGTCGCAGCCATGGTCTATCTCATTGGTGCCCTCATCTCGGACCGCTACTCGATGCGATACTGGCTCATCTTCCCGCTCAGCTTCGTCACGACGCTGGGCTacatcctcctcatcatcccAGTCCACAGCGTCGCAGTCAACCTCCTTGGATGCTTCTTCGCCGCTGTGGGTATCTACATCGCCGTCGGTCTCCACATCACTTGGCTCGGCCAGAACATTGCCGGCTATCGCAagcgctcgacgtcggtcggTATGCAGCAGACCATGGGTAACATTGGCGGTGTCATTGCTGGCCAGATCTACCGCACCAAGGACAAGCCGCACTACACCCTcggccacgccgcctcgctcggctTCTGGGTCGTTGGCATGATCGCCCTCACTGTCGAGTATCTCATCTGGCGCAACCGCaacgctgcgcgcgacaggatgaccgaggaggagaagcagGCTCAGGACGACGCCGGTGTCACgggcgaccaccaccactcgttCCGCTACGTCCTGTAA
- the HAD gene encoding 2-haloalkanoic acid dehalogenase: protein MPPAAILFDAYGTLFDVYAVTALAEAHFPASGESLAQLWRLKQIEYTQLRTLADPDRRGHYKPFYDITLDALRFCANKLGLALSAQAESELMGVYERLDAHPDVLGTLTELKKRGIPMAILSNGNPAMLETMVAANGLTGIFDDILSVDTVRAYKPHPASYTLGTDKYGAKAADIVFVSSNGWDAAGATWFGYNTFWCNRAGLPLEQLDATPKRIGKGLADLAHYLDELK from the coding sequence ATGCCACCCGCCGCCATCCTCTTCGACGCCTACGGCACCCTGTTCGACGTGTACGCCGTgacggcgctcgccgaggcgcacttcccggcgtcgggcgagtcACTCGCGCAGCTCTGGCGACTCAAGCAGATCGAGTACACGCAGCTACGGACGCTGGCGGATCCCGACCGCCGTGGGCACTACAAGCCGTTCTACGACATCACGCTCGACGCATTGCGTTTCTGTGCGAACAAGCTCGGCCTTGCTCTGTCGGCCCAGGCCGAGAGCGAGCTCATGGGCGTGTACGAGCGCCTGGACGCGCATCCCGACGTTCTCGGCACCTTGaccgagctcaagaagcgtGGGATTCCCATGGCGATTCTGTCGAACGGCAACCCCGCGATGCTGGAGACCATGGTCGCGGCCAACGGACTCACGGGCATCTTTGACGACATCCTCTCGGTCGACACGGTGAGGGCGTACAAGCCCCACCCCGCGAGTTACACCCTCGGTACGGACAAGTACGGCGCCAAGGCTGCAGACATTGTGTTTGTCTCGTCGAACGGTTGGGAcgcagccggcgcgaccTGGTTTGGCTACAACACCTTCTGGTGCAACCGCGCTGGTCTcccgctcgagcagctcgacgcgacaCCCAAGCGGATCGGCAAAGGGCTGGCCGACCTGGCTCAttacctcgacgagctcaagtAG